One segment of Sinorhizobium mexicanum DNA contains the following:
- a CDS encoding helix-turn-helix transcriptional regulator, translating to MSETDDRRTWTQQRRFELVEWKMFWENRVIRSDLESTFGISTPQASVDLRNYREIAPGNLKPTARGYKPSAVFKPRFLIPSADRLLLQLRAALSGVIPKSDLWFREVPPVEVAPDIARSVSTECLRKLLMAMRERVALDIRYHALTGARRRAIAPHALAFDGHRWHVRAWCCDKEDFRDFVLSRIDEIGDTKPVQFDPDHDIEWATKIMLRLRPHRGLSPQQSKTIQLDYGMVDGHLDLEMRASLAFYFIRRMNLDLSASKELSPGRLQLELENSETVMEQLQEAKERTKELVRNAREDNSLDGQ from the coding sequence ATGTCCGAAACCGATGATCGACGCACCTGGACCCAGCAACGACGCTTTGAGCTCGTCGAATGGAAGATGTTCTGGGAGAACCGGGTGATCAGAAGCGACCTGGAATCGACATTCGGCATTTCCACGCCGCAAGCCTCGGTTGATCTTAGGAATTATAGGGAGATCGCTCCCGGGAATCTGAAACCAACCGCGAGAGGCTACAAGCCGTCGGCAGTGTTCAAGCCGCGCTTCCTGATTCCCTCTGCCGACCGGCTGCTCCTGCAATTGCGGGCAGCGCTCTCGGGTGTCATCCCGAAATCCGACCTGTGGTTCAGGGAGGTGCCCCCGGTTGAGGTCGCGCCGGACATCGCCCGAAGCGTCTCAACTGAGTGCTTGCGGAAACTGCTGATGGCAATGCGGGAACGCGTGGCGCTCGATATCCGCTATCATGCGCTTACAGGCGCGCGTCGGCGTGCGATCGCGCCTCATGCTCTCGCGTTTGACGGTCATCGGTGGCACGTTCGTGCCTGGTGCTGCGATAAGGAGGACTTCCGCGATTTCGTGCTCTCACGCATCGACGAGATCGGAGACACAAAGCCGGTACAATTCGATCCCGATCACGACATCGAGTGGGCTACAAAAATTATGCTTCGACTTAGGCCGCACCGCGGCCTCTCGCCGCAGCAGAGCAAGACGATACAACTTGACTACGGAATGGTCGACGGTCACCTCGATCTCGAAATGAGAGCCTCTCTTGCGTTCTACTTTATTCGCCGCATGAACCTGGACCTTTCGGCGTCGAAAGAGCTTTCGCCCGGGCGGTTGCAGCTCGAGCTTGAGAATTCCGAAACAGTAATGGAGCAGCTCCAAGAGGCTAAGGAGCGGACAAAGGAGCTCGTGCGAAACGCACGAGAAGACAACTCGCTAGATGGACAATAG